The DNA region TCTCTGGTCTTCCTTCTTGTCTTAGAGGAAGAAGTGGTTCAGAACTTCCTCCCACGAAAACTAATCAGTGGTAACAGAGGTCAGAATAGTGAGTACCTTGGGAGGCAGAGAGTATAGTCTTGGAAGAGGCATgaggaactttctggaaatgtatcttgacctgggtggtggttacatgggtgtgtACATATGTGAAGAGTTGTTGAGATGTACACTTAAGACTACTGCACTGTAAGCATTTCTGTTTATGTTAcccctcaattaaaaaaaatatatgccaCAGAGACCTCTCTGAGcagtagcaaaaataaataaccacaaCATAGGTTTTGGAGTCATATGAACCTTCACTGAAAATCTGCCTCtgttttctagctgtgtgaccttaagcagttatttaacctccctgaacttcatttctttttctttcttttctttctttctttctttctttctttctttctttctttctttctttctttcttccttccttcctttctttctttctcttttcttccttccttccttccttcctttctctttctttctttctttctttctttctttctttcttccttccttccttccttccttcctctttctctctttctctctctctgtctctctctctctctctctctctctctctctttctttctttcttttttaaaggtatgGACTGTGAAGATTAGAGACACCACTTCTTATAAAATGTACTTAGCACAGGGCTAGCTCCCACTGGGTGCTCAATACACAATCACTTTCATTGTTATTAAAACCAGTGACCCTAGCAAGGATAGGATGGGGGAGTGGTTTTCCCTGGGGACAGACAATAAAAGGGGTACATTGTCCATAGAGAATTTAAGGATAAAATTGATGATTAAAAAAGTCTGCTTTTTGTTATCACTATGCACTGGCAAATCTAAATAATGTCAGCTGGAAAATGCTACATCCTGAAAAAATCTTTTATTGCTGTACATTCTAAACAATTGTTGTGGTGACTGCTGAATTTTAATACTATGTAGGTAAGCTTCAAATTagcacattttaatttcttatccTTTAATAAACCTCTTCTACATGGAAGTTAATCTGGAGAATTTCTAGGAATACAGTTACCGCGAGCACAGGTGGAGTCAGGAACACATGTTCACAAAGAGAATCAGCTCCTAACAGTTCGAAATCTTTCGTGCTTGCTCCAAGTACAGTTCCTGTCTCCAGCCCTGCGGTATTACATAGTTCTGCATCTCACTAGTAGATTCAAAGAAACAATGGCTGTAGAGTGATGGTGAAGATGAAGATATATGTAGTTCAAGTCTGTCATTCTAGGCGACTCCTTGGAATTTTGATTTGTgtctaaaatttagaaaagtgaaaCAGTGTGAACTGCAAAGGGTAACGTTTTTGCCTGGTAAGTGCAAATTCTAGTTCATACATGAAACATATGTGTTTCATCTCAATGATTACTGATCATACTTTGTTGTATGAAGCAGATGCGTGTTCCAAAATGATCCACTGTGTGTGTAAAATATCCTAGGCATGCCTCTGACTCAAGCAAAAGCATTAATAAAGAACACTGTATCTCCTTCTCCCCAAGTCTGTGGACGCACAACCCTCACCCTCAGTCACTCCCTCTAGCCATAAATGATCAAATCCCACATTTTCATCTTCAGCCTCCATCTGCATCAACTCCTTCTCCTGGAATTGCACCCAATACCAAATCACTCTTCTTCCTTGCCAAGTGCCCATTATGGACCTTTCTGCTGTCCAGCTCCATCGCTTTGAGATTTGGCGTACTGGGGGAGATGATGGGGGCCAAAGCCTTCTCCAGCCACCACGTGACACCACCTCTAGTATTATCTTTGCCAAATTCTACAGTCAAAGGTCATGTCTTTATATCTCCCCCATCCCAGTGGCTGGGGCATTGCAGATGCCCCTCAAATGCTGGTGGTGTGAATATCATGTGTCTTACTTCCCCGTGTGTAGCACCGCGCCCCACCTCACTGTCAGCTCCAGACACACCAGGCATCTTTGTCTCCCAGAACAGGCACTGCTCTCATGCTCTCCCCCACCTCTAGGCATCtgtacatgctgttccctctgtctggaatgttctgCCCTCTCTAACACCTTTTCGCCTTGGTTCCTCCTCCAGAGATCTGGCCCTTACCCTCGGTCTGAACAGGACCCCTCCTCGATATTCCCAGAAAGTCCACCTGCTCTCCCACTGTCCCTTCCCCCTCTGGGTTTGCCCCCTCTGCAGGGGCTGGAGACGCAACAGTGGGGGCCTCAGAGCTGGTTGAATTCAGCAAAATGGATCTGGTTCTTCCAGATCACCTAGCAGGGCCCAGCAGGAACGGGCACACACTAGGTCCAGCCTGCACGGGCTCATCCACCACGGGCCACCTTCCAGAGCCCAACAAGCAGGCCATGGGGAGGCCCCTTGTCGCCAAAAGCAAACAGGCCTCCCAGGGAAGTTTTGCTCTGGGTCACACCCGCCTCTGGATGGCTGCCAATCTTCCTGCCAGAAACCGCAGGCCCGCCAAGGCCGCCCGGAGTCCAGGCCACGAGGCTTAGAAGGACTCGGGTCAGCTTTGCAAAGGGGGTGTCTGCTGAGCACTTCCTGGATCAACAGCCCCCCGTCCCTGGGgtcaggcagggaggctggggctgggttGCAGCTAGAGAGGCCCCTCTTGGGCTGGGAGGAGCTAGAGAGGCCCCTGCCAGCCTGTCACAGGCTCTTGGCACTGGCACTGGCTCTggctttcacacacacacacacacacacacacacacacacacacacacacactggcaaGCACCCCCCAGGTGGCCTCCACAGTCTCACCTTCAGGTAAATGGGCTCATCAGTGGGAAGATGAGAATGGGAGAGAAACAAGGGCTACAAAGGccagcatgtgtgtgtgcgtgtgtgtgtgtgtgtgcatgcctggGAGTGACCTCACAGCTGCTGGAACATAAAGACTTACAGGTCCTGCCTCCCAGACTCACAACTGGCTCCGTGGGGACACAGTGACATGAGAGGCACACCACAGACCCACCTCCTGgccttctccctcctctgcctcttctccaAGGTAAGGGGGCCCCAGGCCCCAAAATGTACTGCTGGCTTCCTTGGTGTGGTGGGGAAGGTGTTAAATCACAGCCAGGGACCCCCTGGGAGAATTCCTGCAGGCCTCCTGTGTGGGGCTCAGCTCAGCTTCCCTCCCTGATGCCCAGACAGCTGCCCCTGGccagctctgctgtgtgaccccaggcaaatctctttccctctctgagcctcagctgcttCCTCAGTTGAATGGGTATAATGTTCATGGGGCCTCTGTGAAGATCGTTTATCATAGTTCATctacagtgcttagcacaggacCCGGAACATGGCAAATGTTTAAGAGAGGACTTTTATGATGATTACCAATCCCCATAGCTCCTCTACAGACAGAAGTGGGTCTCCTCATTATAATGGGGAGACTCAAGACGTGGCCTGCTTTGCCtgtgagccaggatttgaatggATGCTGGTGCATAGCTGATTGGAATGTTCACACCACAGGGGCATTAATGCTGCTGGGCCCTCAGGCAGTGAGTGGCCTGCTGACCCTAGCTGGAGGGGGATAGGGAGACAGCTCCATGGAATAATGACCTTCTCTCCTGCATATTTTCAAAGGGCTTGTGGAACATCCACCTTGCCTACCATGACCACTAACCCCATAAGGAATTATTATCCCCTGTTTTCAGTCAAGCGAGTCTCCGAGAGGGTAGGCAACTTGCTCAAAACCACACAGCATCAGAGCAATAGAGGAGGTAGAACCCAGGATAGGCCTGGCTGTGAGGCAGGGGGGACTGCAGTCTGTGTCTCTCCACCCCCAACCTGGACCAAGGCCACGGTTGCTGAGCCTGCCATCACCTTAGCAAATGTCAGGCTCCTGGCGTCATGGGTATCGGCCCCCCACAAGCCACGACCTCACTGTATTTTCGTGCTCCTTGGAGGATCACAGGCAGGAACTTTTCTCTATCCTGGGTCCAAGCAGTGGTTGGGGGAAGGCTGAGAACCCTACTGGCATCCTAATCCTGCTGTTTGCTCTTCCAAAGGGGGTGTGCAGGACGTGATTCCAGGGAGGGTAGCGTGGGTAGCCGGAGCAGGGGACTTGGGGTTCTGGGCTTAGGATTAAAGGAAAGACCAAAATGAAGCTGTCCTAGACTCACCGTTCACCTCCCCCAGCCTTCCATTCTTCCCAGGCTCCAGGGAGCCAGGCAGCATCCCACACAGAACACAGGAACTTAGTCATCACACACATGAAAGCCGCAACAATCTGCAGAGAGAGAATTCCAAGCCTTGCAGGCAGGGCTCAGGCCTGCGGACAGGGGCAGGCGGTAGAGACCTGGAAACAAGCCAAGTCACGTTGACCTAGAGCTGGCGGTGACCTCATTAAATCCTTGTCACGACTCCAGGACAGGTGGTCTCCACCCCATTTTACTGAGGAGGAAACAGCTCCCTCCCCACGGAACAGTTCAGTGaagtgtccaaggtcacacagcaagtcagtggTAGAACTTGGAGTTCACCTCTTGCCCAGATGATTCCCTGTCCAGGGCTCTTGCCTCCTGGGGACCACAGCAAGGGTCTGGGGAAACCAAGTGTGTGATGGGGCAACTTGAACGTCGGGATGGGGTGGTTAGAAAGGGCACGGAGATAGAAGGATACCAGAGAGGACCTATCTCTTCTTGGCTATGCTGAAACACCCTCCCTGATATCTCTCTTGAACAGATGGGTAAATCGAGGCAGAGGCTAAGTGGCATCAGAGCCACTAGGGGACAAGAGGTAGGTGTGGCAATTAAGAGACTGGGCCTTGGATTCACATGAACCTGGATTCTGATCCTGGCTCTACCGCTTACTGGTGATACCACTACACTGctttaagcttcagtttcctcgtctttaaaatgggcataatgcttaacttccctggcagtccagtggtcaggacgccatgcttccactgcagagggcccaggttcgatccgtggtcgggggactaagatgCTGCATGcctcacagtgcagccaaaaaaaaaaaaaaaagaattaaaatgggCATAATGCTGGTACCTCACACTGGAGGGTTAAATTAGCACATTAAATGCTCGGCACTCGGTGTGCCCATGGTGAATGTGAGCCATAATCATCGGGGTTATCAGTGGCCCCTCCTGGGCACGTCAGGACCTGCAGATCCGGCCCCTGTCAAGCTCTCCCCGTAGAGAGAGCCCAAAGTGAGACCCCAGGTGAAAGCAGAAGGCTTATCTCCTGGCATCCCCGCTTTCAGGAGGGAGGGACCCAAGAGTCAGTTCTGGTCAAAGGCCCCCCACTTCCCACCAACCAAGAGAGCTCAACCTCCGGTTTGGAAGGGATGCCCAAAGTCCAGCCGATTTTTTCTCAGCTCAATTGCACGTGAATCATCTCTGAATTTATTAAGGTGCAGATTTAGATTCATAAAGAAGGGCCCTAgatgctgcatttctaacaagcttccaggtgatggaGCTGCTGCTGGTCCGGACCACACTCTGAGGGGTGAGGCTAGACCATCTTCTCTAGAATCTGGTTATCACTTGGTCTCCTGCTTGAAATGCCTGTGGGAGTGGAAACTCGCTCTTCGTGAGGTTCCAGGCACAGAGCTGTACACTTGCAACTACTATTACCAGTGCCATCTTAGATGGGGGCCCTGTGAGTGCCCCCTGGTCTGCGACCCCCACCGGAGGCTGGTCTGCCAATTTGGGGCAGCCCCTAGTGGCCAGCCTGGGAACTGCAGAGGTTTGCAGGATAGGGAGTCCTAGGGGTGGGAAAGGTGAGGATTAGGGCAAAGGGGTCATTGCCTGCTTTGGGGCCACACAGGACATAGGAGGTCATTCATTTCATCTTCCTAAACTGCAAGTCTTCCATCTTCTGCATAAAACCCTCCAGTTCTCCAAGGATCCACAGATGGGGCCACTGGTAACATCTTGAATTACGCATGGTCCTTGGTCCCTACCTTCCAATGGACATATGGGGAGCCCAGGGCATCTGGTTTCTGGTTTGGTTGTTTCACTGTGCTGAGTGAGGAGGGGCAGTCAGGACACCTGGACTGATACCTTGAGCCTGCCCCTGGGGGTGGGTTCCTAAGGCTTTTCCCTATGACAGGAAATGTCTATCCCAAATCTGGGTTCCTGGATCCCCAGTGAGGAAGCAGGCTCCCAGCCCTGCAGCTGACCCACTAGGACTTTGTCCCTTCCTCTATCTGGAGCTCAGTTCCCCCATCTATACATGGCAGGGGGAGGGATTTAGACTGGAGCAGAGGTGCCAGTAACCTAGCTGGGCATCAGAAGCCCCTGTTAGGAACAGATCTGAGGGCTCAGCCTCTGGAAGTTCTGATTTGGTAAGTCCCAGAGGAGGCCTCGGGGTCGGTATTTTACCAGGTTTCCTGGATGACTGGATGCTCATCCAGAAACATATTCTAGATTGTTCCAAAGATCAAAAAACACCCATGATACTGTTTGATTTATTCAGCCCTCAAGATAAATACCCACTGTCCACCTGCTAAAAAGTGAACAGCACCCTGTCATTTTAATCCTTCCTTTTGTTGCTTTTACCCTCCTGTAAGCTCCTAGAAGGCAGACCCTAAGCCCTTTATCGTAATTCACAAGAAAGATCATTATAGCCAGATGCACGGAGTGTCTACCGCACGCCAGGCCATGCGCTAAAGGTTTAACATGCATCATTTCATGTACTCCTCAAAACAATCCTCCGAGTTAAACATTATTGCccccttttcacagatgaggaaattgaagctcagagagcataagtaacttccccaagatTGCTCAGCTAATAAGGGGCAGAGTTAGTTCCGGAACTCTAGTCCAGAGCCCTTGCTCATGACCACAGTGCCGTGCTGTCTCTTAGGGAGTGCCGTGGGGCTGCCGGGGTCCAAGGCCAGGTCTATGTGACTCCAGGGCCAAGGTGTGAACCCTACACTGGCAGAGAAGGAGTCAGTTGTGAGGGGCTCACTATCCACCTTGAACGACCATGGCTGAGTGAGGTCTCTGTCTCTGCAGGTGTGTGCCCAGCTGTGCCCAACACCGTGTACCtgtccctggcccccaccccgaTGCCCACAGGGGGTGCCCCTGGTGTTGGACGGTTGCAACTGCTGCCGGGTATGTGCACGGCGGCTGGGGGAGCCCTGCGACCATCTCCACGTCTGCGACCCCAGCCAGGGGCTGGTCTGCCAGCTCGGGGCGGGCCCTGGCGGCCGGGGGTCCGTGTGCCTCTGTAAGCAGGTTTGCGGGACTGATGGAGGGGGTGTTTCGGGGGGAAGTCAAGGCCTTGAGGTCCTGAGTCCAAGAGAAGCCCTTCTCTCACCCAGCCAAACCTGGTGACACAGGATTCCCTAAGCTCActcccctcttcttttcttttgtctttgctCAGATCATGGCCACCACCCAAACAACCTACCCTCCTTCTTCCTGTCTGTCCGGATCATAGCCGACTTTCAAAGCCAAGCTCAAACACCTCCTCCCCTGAGCAGCCCTCCCAGATTTCTCAAACCAGAAGTCATCATCCCTTCCCAGGACCCTCACAACACTCTTGGGAAAAATGAAAGGGCAACTCCCTATTTAGGGCATAacctgtgtcaggcactgtgctaagcatttacCTCCTAAATCacataatcctcacaataatcctatgaggtaagtactttcagacccattttatagatgaggaaactgaggctcagcgatACTAATGGACATGCTTAATGTTACACAGCTGGCAATTGAGTCAAGCAGGCTCTAAAGCAACATTCCGTTCTGTCCTCTTGTGGGATTGGGAGCCCTTGGACAGTCTGAATCCCGAGTTTGCTATTTGCTGGCGACCTTGGGCATGTTACATCTTCTACTACCCTAGGCCTTGCGCCTTCTGGGGATTTAAATCAGGGGTTCTCAACTTTGCTCTAGGACTGGATAATTCTCTGTGTGGGGCTGCTCTTCTGTGCAGGActtttagcagcatccctggtctctgccCACGAGACGCCAGGGAGCAAAGTCATCCCCAGtcgagaaccactgctttagagaaCTATAAGGAGGTGAGGACTGTTctgttccctttttttctttttaaataataagacttgtaGAGCAATTTACCACTCTCATCTACATGGCTGtaacacttaaaaaagaaaaaagaatgagagatagagaaagagaggaagaaaagcccATGAATCATTGACAATAAGTCTATCTACAGGAAAAGccttgttaaaaaacaaaaattatagacATAAAGTTATCAACAGTAAATCCCtgtaaaatactttttttgaTAAGGGGTGTATACTAATGAGAAAGGGGCGATGTGTTTTATAAACTTACAGATGATTGCTAATAAAAATGTATCTAAAGAAAAAATCAGACAAGTAACACTTAGCTTACAAGGCTGTTATCCAGCTAAGCCGTGACACATGGAAAGCACTTGGcagaatttatttattgagcacctgcctagcatttaccatgtgccaggcaccaagaGTTTCAcaaatatgacctcatttaatctctcAACAACCATATGAGGTAGGTCCTAATGTCATCCCCAttctgtaaatggaaaaaaagaggcacagagaggctaagtaacttgcccaaggtcacacatctcaGAAGTgactgagctgggatttgaattcagggAGCTGGCTCCACAATCTTCGTTTCTATCACTCTACCGCCTGACGCTCAGTATATGCTTAGTACATAGTGGCTGTTACTGTCACTAACTTTATTAAGGAGCTTTTTGTATTCCACCTTGATTCAAATTTCAAATACCTGGAGGCCAAGAATTTACCTGGTCCTTGCTCCTTCCTGCCACTTCCAGCCCTGGTCAGGCGACACAGTGGTACTCATGAATGTTTAACGACTGGAACCAAATTTGGAGGCTGGGAGCTAGTGAAGCCACGGAGGAGCCAGAGCCAGCTAAGACCTCACAGAGGCTGAGTCTAGGTCTTGGCTCTGGAGGGAACATGCTTCCCCAGATCTCTCCTCTCACAAACTAGTTGGACAGCTCTTCACTGAGGACCAGCTCCGAGCTGCGTGTGTGTCCAGCACGAGCTCCCGATCTCCCTGGCATTAAACGTGCATCTTCCGCAGCTCAGCCAAGTGCGTCTCCATCACTCCCATGGCTCGGCCTCAAACTTAGGAGTCATTcttgacttctctcttttttttcacatCCCACTCACCACCCACCAGCAAATTCTTTACAATGTTTCAAGAATGCAACATTTCTCAGTCCCTCAACTGCTACCACCGGGTCTGAGCCCCCTCATCACTCATCTGGATCTTGCAGAAGCCCCGTAACTGTCTCCCTGCTTCTGTCCTTGGCCCCTagtctgttctcaacacagcagccggAGGGCTcctttaaatacataaatcagGTCACAGATCACTTCCCTTCTCTGCGTAAAAGCCTCCAATAGCTTCTCATCTTCTCAGAGTAAGAGCCAAAGCCCCCTCAGTGGGCGACAAGACCCTGCAGGATCCTGCTCCTGTTTTCTCTACGACCACGTCtaactccctctctccctcctgctctctgctccagccacaacGGCCTCCCCGCTGCTCTTTAAATACTGAGGTGAGGCacgctcccacctcagggcctttgcactggctttTCCTGCTACCAGCACTTTTCCCCCCAGATATCTGCATGGCGagttccctcacctccttcacatCTTTACCCAAATATTGCCTTTTCAGTGAGGCCTTTCCTGATCAGCACATTTAAAAACTACAACCCTgccctcctttatttttctagcaCTAATCACCATCTGACATCACAAACACCACCTTGCTTCTTGTGTTTATTTCCACTGGAGCGAAAGCTCCAGGGAGGGCAGGATTTGGGCTGGTCTCAGTCACTGCTGTATCACAAGATACCTAGAACAATGTGTGGcacgtagtaggcactcaataaataactgTTGAATGTATGAATAATAACAACAGTTCTGGTGGGGCTAGCAGTAACAGGCACTGTTTATGGAGCACGTACTGTGAACACATCCTTTATacacatgatttcattttaacCTTAATAATGAGGGAGgtcctattattatccctattttgcagatgagggaactggggctcagagaggttaagtcacctgcctaaggtcacacagtgtGCAAGTGGCTGcaggtaaaacaaacaaacaaaaaacaaaaagaccctGTTGTTCCTTCTCCTGCAAGGGACTCTCAGAGGGAAAGAAGGATGCAGAAATTACCAGATGACAAGGTTGTGCCCTGAAGTTATTTGGGGGAAGTTTCTGGACAAGGGGGCCGTTGGAGAGGGCCCAGAAGGAGAAGTAGGGTTTTGGCAGCAGTATGTGTGTATGGGTGGGGGGATCTCAAATCCAGTACATTTGAAGGTGCCTGATGGTGTCGGGGACCACGCACATGGATTCACACAGATCCCGGGGTGGAGAGTGGCTGCCTGGGGATCATTACCTACCTCCCAATTAGCTCTGAGCTGAAGGACCCAGGAGAGGTGCCAGGAAATCTTACTAAAATTATCGCTCCCTCCAGCTGACTTTCCTAAATAATCCCTCTGTTTACCAGGTCATCCCAGCGACCAGGAGGCCCCAGGGCTGCAGCCCCAGGAGTCTGGCTGGGAGACCCAGGCTGGGGGTTATGGATTAAGGTGCAGCTACCCCTCTGGTTTCTTGGAAACCAGTGGCCACATGGTCCAGGCCAAAAGGTCAGGGATTTGGAACCAAAGGGCTGTGGCCTGGAAGGAGCAAGGAGATGGGGGTGACACTGGCCCTGTCCTGCCCAGAGGAATAGCATCACCTATTCCCATTTAGTGAGCATCTACTAGGTCCCAGGCTTGGGGCAAAATGCTTTAAGTGCACTAGCTCATTTGATCCTCCAGTGGCTTTGTGAGCAGGgtactgaggctcaaagaggtgaagtaacttgtccCAGGTCCCACAGCTAGCAAGCagggaactgggatttgaacccaggtctgtgtggTTCCAAAATTCCTGCATGTGTATGGATCTATTCGAGGTTTTTCTCAGAAGACCTGGGAAAACCAGCTTCCCATGAGTCCTTTCCCCCATACCCAGGTGCAGTGCCACCCACATCTCCAGGAAACCCTCCGAATTGTCcctttctctgcacttcctgagcAGCTCACATACACCTCTCCAGGGCTCTTACTTTATTCTGTCTTGGAGACGGCGACATTCACACCTGTCCCCCACACTGGCCCTTGAATCCCTCTTAGTAAGGACTGGGTCTTAGTCCTGTCCAGGAACACAGTGGTTGGCACACAGGAGGGGCACGATATATATCTCTCAAACGATAAGGAGTCAGAACTATTTTATCATCGTCTCTCAAGTGCTGAGTCTTGTGCCAGGCATTCATTCGAAGGGCATTTCCTGCGGTTCTGTGATGCCAGAACGAACCCTCTTGGCCCCAGCCCTTAAGGGGTTCATGTCCAatggaggaagaggccacaatACACATATTTGAGGGCTTCATCCAAAGAGTGTTTCTTAAATAGCTACTCTATGCCTAGCCGTGTGCTAGATGCCGTGTACACTTTATCTCATCTCACTGAAAGTACGAATTACCGTTATCATTGCTATTAAGgcgactcagagaagttaagtcacttacgcaaagtcacacagccagcaagttgAGCCCTGACCTGACAGTGATGACTATCATACAGCAGATGGGCAAGGAAAGTTTGTGGCATGAAATCTCAGTGTGTATATAATAgtggtaatattttatatatttaaaaaacagattattattaatatataataattattctaATAATAGCAACAGAGCAGCGAGGATCTATTGAAGGTCTCCTTCATGTTGTATTCATTCCaaatatcatttcatttagtCTATACCACACCCTGTGAAATAAGTACCATTAtaacccattttgcagatgaggaaactaaaagaaGTAACATCACTTGGGCAAGGTCCATAGCTAATAAAAGAGCTGAAACCAGGCCAGTCTTCCCACAAAGCCTGTTCCAGGATGCAGCATGCTGTCTTCCTGCGGGCGACAGGGCAGTATGGCAATGGGGCGGGGGTGCATATCTCAGGGCTGGAGCCCCCTGCGGCGCTCAGATTCTGTAAGGGCACTGCATCCCCAGTGGGATCCAGACCAGCTCTGCAGAGAGGACCCTGTGGAGGATGTGGCCAGTGCAGCCCTCCCAGGGAAAAGTTGGGAGGTCACCGATGGAGATCCGGTTTCTCCTCTGCAGGGGGAGAAGATGAGGGCAGCTGTGAGGTGAACGGCCGCCTCTACCGGGATGGGGAGACCTTCCAGCCCCACTGCAGGATCCGCTGCCGCTGTGAGGACGGCGGCTTCACCTGTGTGCCCCTGTGCAGCGAGGACGTGCGGCTGCCCAGCTGGGACTGTCCCTACCCCAAGAAGGTGGAGGTCCCAGGAAAATGCTGCCCTGAGTGGGTGTGCGAccagggaagggggctgggggtccagcccctcccagcccatGGTGAGTACAGGACTGGTCCAGGGCCGcctggaggtgtgtgtgtgtggggaagggtggggagggctggCGGGGGGAATGGGCGGGGCCTCTTAGGTGCCAGGACACCTGGACACATCAAAGCCAAGGTTATACTGACAAAATCTGGGAGGGGACAGTGGCTACGGGGACTTGTAGCAAAGTGGAGTGGAGGGTCACAAGACCTCTTTAAAACTGGCAAAACAGGAGGCGGTGGTGCAAATATATAAGTTTAAATcatacacaattaaaaataaaaattggtggcagaggggggaggggaaaggagggttAGAACACTTGAAACAAATCCTCACATTTCATAGCAGAGGTATAACATAGAcctatattattataatatatattattatactcataatatattgatacatattaataacatttatataatacaatttaaatattatataatattactaCTACATTATTATTGGGGTTTATCAAAAGAGGAACTCAAAACCGAGCGAAGCAAGGTGGTTGCCTCTGGGATGTGGGCCTAGGGGTAGGCAGGAAAGACAGTGACCTCATGCTATAAACTCTTCAGTTATAGGATTACGTTATTGCTATGttactgggtttttaaaaaattattattattatatgaatGTAATTTTTGAAGGCAACCGAAAGGAGGGCATTGGTTCCATAAAGATGACGCCACACGAGAGGCGCTAGAGCGTGGTGGGGGACGCATGGAGTCTGCCTGTGTTCTAAGCCCAGTTCCGCTACTTCCTAGCTGAGTGagaagttgcttaacttctccgTGTCTCAGTTCCTCCAATGGTAAAGTGAGAATGAGAGCACCCACCTCATAGAGCTGTTGTGAGGCCTAGATGAGTAAATACAAGCTAAGCAGTTATgacgtgcctggcacacagcactcCGTGTGTGCTGTTATTAtccctacaatggaatatgataCATGTGTTTAAATACATAGGAGAATGCCAGGGAGTTAGCCTGATGTATAAAAAGCAAGATATGACACCGTATACGCAATTTGATCTCCGCTgcgtgtatgcatgtgtgtgcgtcTATAGCTATACGAACACATATACGTCGTACGATACTGCACACGTGTATATAACAGGGAATTTTTTGTTGTGAGGGGATGTCCCGTGCGGTGTAGGATGTGTAGCAGCATCTCTGCTGGATTCCAGGAGTCCCC from Tursiops truncatus isolate mTurTru1 chromosome 15, mTurTru1.mat.Y, whole genome shotgun sequence includes:
- the CCN5 gene encoding CCN family member 5 produces the protein MRGTPQTHLLAFSLLCLFSKVCAQLCPTPCTCPWPPPRCPQGVPLVLDGCNCCRVCARRLGEPCDHLHVCDPSQGLVCQLGAGPGGRGSVCLWGEDEGSCEVNGRLYRDGETFQPHCRIRCRCEDGGFTCVPLCSEDVRLPSWDCPYPKKVEVPGKCCPEWVCDQGRGLGVQPLPAHGPQFSGLVAPPAPAVSCPEWSTAWGPCSTTCGLGVATRVSNQNRFCRLETQRRLCLLGPCPPTRGRSPRNSAF